The proteins below are encoded in one region of Gadus macrocephalus chromosome 14, ASM3116895v1:
- the slc22a31 gene encoding putative solute carrier family 22 member 31, with the protein MNIPFHSRPLGSCSPGPPTCASCGSSSQRIVCGSISVLFNMDYETKVYPRSGGYGKFNRLVVLFSWFPTFAVMLNLFCDIFYTLIPELYHCKPDPRLLPSCFQFSNYSKQGYLNITIPWVNGSRRSHCQLFKYPRNVSVFNENLPKQKVSCTRGWEYTHSAGLNRNYVTEWDLVCGDYWKVPLQHLCFMAGWIFGYVLLGTLCDWVGRRRGFLISVSLSSVLGVALCIANNPVVFLLLRLAQGAMLAGVLLASYISRLEVCDPPNRLIVAMIGGFFGVGAELLLPVLVVLCRDWKILQAVATLPLILLLSYWCCESVFPESPRWLLSTSQLHQAKRSLRMFSSGNALCLRDENQPGERLLADMDSVYGDNCQPEFHTVLELRQTRVVWRNCLILSFTLFIGTGIQYCFKRNLPSFTTNFYFTYFLRVLTRALSCLFLCFTVNRFGRRSILLLSAIITGLSSLLLLALTLYLHDGLLMVLSVLGLLSSQALAMLSLLFASEVMPTVIRGGCLGLVFAAGCVGIAASSLMELQNNAGYFLHHVIFASFAVLSVLCIMLLPESRRKPLPDSLDDGESWRRPPLFLLRSERDSLLLLLPTNPPPPEYNASSYSCLLTATHRMLCKGEIPLKMAVPAQSSSPTPPPLEVGERVEEGSWDSSFVEGEDIQPLNPSLGLLDSLSMSEDI; encoded by the exons ATGAACATCCCCTTTCACTCCCGCCCCTTGGGAAGCTGTTCTCCAGGTCCTCCTACATGTGCATCGTGTGGCAGCTCTTCCCAGCGGATTGTCTGTGGCTCCATCAGTGTTCTATTCAACATGGACTATGAGACCAAGGTGTATCCCAGGTCTGGCGGCTATGGAAAGTTCAACCGGCTGGTAGTCTTGTTCAgctggttcccaacctttgcgGTCATGCTGAATCTTTTCTGCGACATTTTCTACACTTTGATACCGGAATTGTACCACTGCAAACCGGACCCTCGGCTGCTGCCCTCGTGTTTCCAATTCAGCAACTACTCCAAGCAAGGGTACCTCAACATCACCATCCCCTGGGTCAACGGCAGCAGACGCAGCCACTGTCAACTGTTTAAATACCCGAGAAATGTCTCGGTTTTTAACGAGAACCTCCCAAAGCAGAAGGTGTCTTGCACCAGGGGATGGGAGTACACACATTCTGCTGGACTCAACAGAAACTACGTGACAGAG TGGGACCTGGTGTGCGGAGACTACTGGAAGGTTCCTCTGCAGCACCTTTGCTTCATGGCAGGGTGGATCTTCGGATATGTTCTTCTGGGGACGCTGTGTGACTG GGTGGGTCGTCGGCGGGGGTTTCTAATCTCCGTCAGTCTGAGCAGTGTGCTGGGCGTGGCACTCTGCATCGCCAACAACCCTGTGGTCTTTCTCCTGCTGCGTCTGGCACAGGGAGCCATGCTGGCTGGGGTCCTGCTGGCCTCCTATATTTCTA GGCTGGAGGTGTGCGACCCCCCTAATCGCCTAATAGTCGCCATGATCGGTGGGTTCTTCGGGGTGGGGGCAGAGCTCCTGTTGCCGGTTTTAGTCGTCCTATGCCGTGATTGGAAAATTCTCCAGGCCGTCGCGACGCTGCCCCTCATCCTGCTGCTCTCCTACTGGTG TTGTGAGTCAGTGTTTCCAGAGTCTCCCCGCTGGCTGCTGTCCACTTCCCAGCTTCACCAGGCCAAGAGGTCCCTCCGGATGTTCTCCTCCGGGAATGCACTCTGTCTCCGAGACGAGAACCAGCCGGGGGAGCGCCTATTGGCTG acaTGGACTCTGTGTATGGGGACAACTGCCAGCCGGAGTTCCAcacagtcctggagctccgaCAGACCCGTGTCGTCTGGAGGAACTGTCTGATTCTCAGCTTCACTCT CTTTATTGGGACAGGTATACAGTATTGCTTCAAAAGGAACCTGCCCAGCTTTACCACAAACTTCTACTTCACCTACTTCTTGAGGGTCCTCACCAGAGCTCTGAGCTGCCTCTTCCTCTGTTTCACTGTCAACCGCTTCGGTCGCCGCAGCATCCTGCTTCTATCTGCCATCATCACCGGGCTGTCCTCCCTTCTCCTGCTGGCACTCACACTAT accTGCATGACGGTCTCCTCATGGTCCTGTCTGTTTTGGGTCTGCTCTCCTCTCAGGCCCTGGCAATGCTCAGTTTGCTCTTCGCCAGCGAGGTCATGCCCACAGTCATACG TGGTGGCTGTCTGGGCCTGGTGTTCGCCGCGGGCTGCGTGGGCATCGCCGCCTCCTCTCTGATGGAGCTCCAGAACAACGCCGGCTACTTTCTGCACCACGTCATCTTTGCTTCCTTCGCCGTGCTCTCCGTGCTCTGCATCATGCTGCTGCCTGAGAGCAGGCGGAAGCCCCTCCCCGACTCGCTGGACGACGGCGAGAGCTGGCGCCGCCCGCCCCTCTTCCTTTTGCGCAGTGAACGGgacagcctgctgctgctgctgcccacaAATCCTCCGCCCCCAGAGTACAATGCTAGCAGCTACTCATGCCTTCTGACGGCCACTCACCGCATGCTGTGCAAGGGGGAAATACCGTTAAAGATGGCCGTTCCCGCACAGTCGTCATCGCCAACACCGCCGCCGCTGGAAGTTGGCGAGCGAGTTGAGGAGGGATCATGGGATTCCAGCTTCGTTGAGGGAGAAGATATTCAACCCCTCAACCCCTCTCTAGGTCTCTTGGACTCGCTGTCCATGTCTGAAGATATCTGA